A single region of the Chitinophaga niabensis genome encodes:
- the leuS gene encoding leucine--tRNA ligase, producing the protein MEYNFRQIERKWQQRWVDTQAYLVSNSSTKPKCYVLDMFPYPSGAGLHVGHPLGYIASDIYARFKRLKGFNVLHPMGYDAFGLPAEQYALETGQHPAVTTEENIQAFRKQLDNIGFCYDWSREIQTSQPTYYKWTQQIFLQLFDSWYNRHAGKAEPIDLLVRIFEASGNHHHECPGDRSIRFSAETWNESTYEQQQEILMQYRLGYLAYAEVNWCPALGTVLANDEVINGVSERGGHPVQKKKMRQWFLRITEYADRLLKGLDEITFSDAMKDMQRNWIGKSQGAEIKFNITGSLESVVVYTTRPDTIFGVDFMVIAPEHDLVDSITTDEQTEAVTAYKEYVQSRSERERMAEVKQITGCFTGAYAVNPFDGRKIPIWISEYVLAGYGTGAIMAVPCGDQRDFNFANHFSIPITNILGDAFDGKEANPTKEGKLFNSDFITGMEMKEAMEAVITKIENLGIGKRQINYRMRDAGFSRQRYWGEPFPIVFRNGIPEAMDVKDLPLELPHVEHYTPGEDGEGPLANIKEWVNLPAAPGSSLRRETNTMPGYAGSSWYFLRYMDPHNTETFCDRKISDYWGQVDLYIGGTEHAVGHLLYSRMWTKVLYDLGHIGFDEPYKKLVNQGMIQGSSRLVYRVRGTNQFVSAGLRAQYETDEIHVDVNIVDGLELDTTAFKNWRQDFATAQFILENGKYICGTLTEKMSKRLFNTVNPNVIVEKFGADTFRMYEMFLGPVEQSKPWETKGIEGVHRFLKKFWRLFADEQKGLVVKNDAPTAEELKVLHNTIRKIEDDTERLSFNTAVSTFMICVNELTDLKCNKKAVLEQLLILLTPYAPHVSEELWSLIGNSGSILDAPFPVFEEKYVTESAKEYPVSVNGKLRTTINISLDASVEEVEKIALGNEVIQRWLEGKTPKKVIFVKGKMINVVV; encoded by the coding sequence ATGGAATACAATTTCAGGCAAATAGAAAGGAAATGGCAGCAACGCTGGGTGGACACCCAGGCTTATCTTGTCAGCAACAGCAGTACCAAACCAAAGTGTTATGTGCTGGACATGTTCCCCTACCCCTCCGGGGCCGGTTTGCACGTAGGGCATCCCCTGGGTTATATTGCCTCAGATATCTATGCCCGTTTTAAACGCCTGAAGGGCTTTAACGTATTGCACCCCATGGGATATGACGCTTTTGGCCTTCCTGCGGAACAATATGCCCTGGAAACCGGTCAGCATCCCGCAGTAACTACAGAAGAAAATATCCAGGCTTTCCGGAAACAACTGGATAATATCGGGTTTTGTTACGACTGGAGCCGGGAAATTCAGACCAGCCAACCAACTTATTATAAATGGACCCAGCAGATCTTCCTCCAGCTGTTCGACAGCTGGTATAACCGCCATGCAGGAAAAGCAGAGCCAATAGATCTCCTGGTACGCATCTTTGAAGCCTCCGGCAACCACCATCATGAATGCCCCGGGGACCGCAGCATCCGTTTCAGCGCTGAAACCTGGAATGAATCCACTTACGAGCAGCAACAGGAGATCCTGATGCAATACCGCCTTGGCTATCTCGCCTATGCAGAAGTGAACTGGTGCCCTGCGTTGGGAACCGTATTGGCTAATGACGAAGTGATCAACGGCGTAAGTGAACGTGGCGGCCATCCCGTACAGAAAAAGAAAATGCGCCAATGGTTCCTGCGCATCACAGAATATGCAGACCGTTTGCTGAAAGGCCTCGATGAGATCACTTTCAGCGATGCCATGAAAGATATGCAGCGTAACTGGATCGGTAAAAGCCAGGGAGCCGAGATCAAGTTCAATATAACAGGCTCCCTCGAAAGCGTAGTGGTATACACCACCCGCCCCGATACCATTTTCGGCGTAGACTTCATGGTAATAGCTCCGGAACATGACCTGGTAGACAGCATTACTACAGACGAACAAACAGAAGCAGTTACTGCTTATAAGGAATATGTGCAAAGCCGTTCTGAAAGAGAACGGATGGCAGAAGTGAAACAGATCACCGGTTGCTTTACCGGCGCTTATGCTGTAAACCCTTTTGATGGCCGTAAAATTCCCATCTGGATCTCTGAATACGTACTGGCAGGATACGGCACCGGTGCTATCATGGCTGTTCCATGTGGCGATCAGCGCGATTTCAACTTCGCAAACCACTTCTCCATTCCCATCACCAACATCCTGGGCGATGCGTTTGATGGTAAAGAAGCTAACCCAACGAAAGAAGGAAAACTCTTCAACAGCGATTTCATTACCGGTATGGAAATGAAAGAAGCAATGGAGGCTGTGATCACTAAAATAGAGAACCTGGGGATCGGTAAAAGACAGATCAATTACAGGATGCGGGATGCAGGATTCAGCCGCCAGCGTTACTGGGGAGAACCCTTCCCCATAGTATTCCGCAATGGTATTCCGGAAGCGATGGATGTAAAAGACCTTCCGCTGGAACTCCCTCACGTAGAACACTACACGCCGGGTGAAGATGGCGAAGGCCCGCTGGCCAATATCAAAGAATGGGTAAACCTGCCCGCAGCGCCCGGTTCCTCTTTACGCCGCGAAACCAATACCATGCCCGGTTATGCCGGCAGCAGCTGGTATTTCCTCCGGTATATGGACCCTCATAACACCGAAACCTTCTGCGACCGTAAGATCTCAGATTACTGGGGCCAGGTGGATCTTTATATCGGCGGTACAGAACATGCCGTAGGGCATTTGCTCTACTCCCGCATGTGGACGAAAGTATTGTACGACCTCGGGCACATCGGGTTCGATGAACCTTATAAGAAACTGGTGAACCAGGGTATGATACAAGGCAGCTCCCGCCTGGTTTACAGGGTAAGGGGCACCAACCAGTTCGTATCCGCAGGTTTGCGTGCTCAATACGAAACAGATGAGATCCATGTGGATGTGAATATTGTAGACGGCCTGGAACTCGATACCACCGCCTTCAAAAACTGGCGCCAGGATTTTGCTACTGCACAATTCATTCTGGAGAACGGTAAATACATTTGCGGAACACTCACGGAGAAAATGAGCAAACGCCTTTTCAATACCGTGAACCCCAACGTGATCGTGGAAAAGTTCGGAGCAGATACCTTCCGGATGTATGAGATGTTCCTGGGCCCGGTAGAGCAAAGCAAGCCATGGGAAACCAAGGGCATTGAAGGTGTACACCGTTTCCTGAAAAAATTCTGGCGTCTTTTTGCAGACGAACAGAAAGGATTGGTGGTGAAGAATGATGCACCCACTGCTGAAGAACTGAAGGTATTGCATAATACCATCCGTAAGATAGAAGATGATACAGAAAGACTTTCGTTCAATACAGCTGTGAGTACTTTCATGATCTGTGTAAATGAACTCACAGATCTCAAATGCAACAAGAAAGCGGTCCTTGAACAGCTGTTAATCCTTCTTACCCCCTACGCGCCGCATGTTAGTGAAGAGTTATGGTCTTTGATCGGCAACAGCGGCTCTATACTGGATGCGCCATTCCCGGTATTTGAAGAGAAATATGTAACAGAAAGTGCGAAAGAATATCCTGTTTCCGTAAATGGTAAACTGCGTACAACAATCAATATTTCACTGGATGCAAGTGTGGAAGAAGTGGAAAAGATAGCGCTGGGGAATGAGGTGATTCAAAGATGGCTGGAAGGTAAAACACCTAAGAAAGTGATCTTTGTAAAAGGTAAGATGATCAACGTAGTAGTGTAA
- a CDS encoding S41 family peptidase, giving the protein MRSILTGMLATALTLPASAQSTATYFTTYPTLTPDGKTVVFSYEGDLWKADVQNPQAVRLTAMQGTEIAPKVSPDGKWIAFTAFQYGNADVFLLPINGGEVKQLTVHETTDLMESWSWDSKSVYISSNREGNATSFKVSIEGTTPVRVFDHYFNLIHNVTEHPSSGELFFNDTWESSFAANRKRYKGEFNPDIQSYIPATKAYKRYTTYIGKDLWPTINRKGEIFFASDEANGEYNLYTFVNGQKKALTNFPTSIKRPSANANGGKVVFEKDYQIWIYDVASGKSEKLEINLFRNPVLPKEQAFEVRDRISYYDVSPDGKKLAFISRGEIFVSDIEGKFIRQIPRSAERAVQVQWLADNRTLLFNQTVDGYLNWFTVSADGKGTPKQHTSDKRNNRALNVNKDRTQAVYLSGRDEVRVMDLKTLESKTVAKDEIWAFQNAEPSFSPNGEYVLFTAYRNFEQDVLVHNLKKNTTTNLTNTGVTETSPLWSPDGKYIYFNSSRTKPAYPFGLSNAKIYRVALDKFDDPFRADKFDELFKKEEKKEDKKDEKKDTAKPAPVPNTININTARIMERVERISPDFGTQYGPMLVSQKGDKTTVFYVSNHDGRFSAWKTVLEPFEAPKTEKIAGTESGADEIKEVDGKLFVLVGGNIHKLNADANKVDKIDIGQSFYRNLSQEFDQIFYETWANVEENFYNAEFHGTNWAKLRDQYSKYLPYINNRADLRTMLNDLLGELNSSHLGFNSYGAEENITLSYRTMETGILFDEKQPYTVSRILANSNADKQNITVQSGDVLTRVNGVVVDKTRNRDIYFTRPAMEREITLTFERGGKPYDVRLHPQSPGANNNQLYDEWIYGNEQRVNKLSNNKIAYTYMKNMGGGELEKFLIDMAGKLGSKDALILDLRYNTGGNVHDEVLKFLSQRPYLQWQYREGKLSPQPNFAPAGKPIVLLINEQSLSDAEMTAAGFKALKLGKIIGTESYRWIIFTSGKGLVDGSFYRLPSWGCYTLDGKNLEKEGVAPDIYVKTSFTDRLEDKDPQLERAVQEILKDLK; this is encoded by the coding sequence ATGAGATCTATACTTACAGGCATGCTGGCCACAGCCTTAACCCTGCCAGCCAGCGCCCAAAGCACAGCAACCTATTTCACTACTTACCCTACCTTAACCCCCGATGGCAAAACCGTTGTGTTCAGTTATGAAGGGGACCTCTGGAAAGCAGATGTACAGAACCCTCAGGCAGTGCGCCTTACCGCCATGCAGGGAACTGAAATTGCCCCGAAAGTATCCCCGGATGGCAAATGGATTGCCTTCACGGCTTTCCAGTACGGCAATGCAGATGTTTTTCTGTTACCCATCAACGGCGGGGAAGTAAAACAACTCACGGTTCATGAAACCACCGATCTGATGGAATCCTGGAGCTGGGACTCCAAATCTGTTTACATTTCTTCCAACCGTGAGGGCAATGCAACCAGCTTTAAAGTAAGTATAGAAGGTACTACCCCGGTAAGGGTGTTTGATCATTACTTCAACCTCATTCACAATGTAACGGAACATCCCAGCAGCGGAGAGTTATTCTTCAATGATACCTGGGAAAGCAGCTTTGCCGCTAACCGTAAACGGTATAAAGGAGAATTTAACCCGGATATCCAGTCTTACATTCCTGCTACAAAAGCCTATAAACGTTATACAACATACATTGGCAAAGACCTCTGGCCTACCATCAACCGCAAGGGAGAGATCTTTTTTGCCTCTGACGAAGCGAATGGAGAATACAATCTCTATACTTTCGTGAACGGTCAGAAAAAAGCCCTGACTAACTTTCCGACCTCTATCAAACGCCCCTCCGCCAATGCCAATGGCGGCAAAGTGGTTTTTGAAAAAGATTACCAGATATGGATCTATGATGTTGCCTCCGGCAAATCAGAAAAGCTGGAGATCAATCTCTTCCGCAACCCTGTTCTGCCTAAAGAGCAAGCGTTTGAGGTGCGTGACAGGATCTCTTATTATGATGTATCGCCCGATGGCAAAAAACTCGCTTTCATTTCCAGGGGAGAGATCTTTGTTTCCGATATCGAAGGCAAATTCATCCGCCAGATCCCCCGCTCCGCAGAACGTGCTGTTCAGGTACAGTGGCTGGCGGATAACCGTACGCTGCTTTTCAACCAAACCGTTGATGGTTACCTGAACTGGTTCACCGTTTCAGCAGATGGCAAAGGAACGCCCAAACAACACACCAGCGATAAAAGGAATAACCGCGCCCTGAATGTCAATAAAGACCGTACACAGGCGGTATATCTCAGTGGCCGTGATGAAGTACGGGTAATGGACCTGAAAACACTGGAATCCAAAACTGTTGCAAAGGATGAAATATGGGCTTTCCAGAATGCAGAACCCAGCTTCTCTCCCAATGGTGAGTATGTACTCTTCACTGCTTACCGCAACTTTGAGCAGGACGTGCTGGTACATAACCTGAAAAAGAATACCACTACCAATCTCACCAATACAGGGGTTACAGAAACCTCTCCGTTATGGTCTCCGGACGGGAAATATATTTATTTCAATTCTTCCCGCACCAAACCTGCCTATCCTTTTGGTTTGAGCAATGCCAAAATATACCGTGTTGCATTGGATAAGTTTGATGATCCTTTCCGTGCGGATAAGTTTGACGAGCTCTTCAAAAAAGAAGAGAAGAAAGAAGATAAGAAAGACGAAAAGAAAGATACCGCCAAACCTGCCCCCGTACCCAATACCATCAATATTAATACTGCCCGGATCATGGAACGGGTAGAAAGGATCAGCCCTGATTTCGGCACACAATATGGCCCCATGCTTGTTTCACAAAAAGGAGACAAAACCACTGTTTTCTATGTATCTAACCACGATGGCAGGTTCAGTGCCTGGAAAACAGTATTGGAACCATTTGAAGCCCCTAAAACAGAAAAGATCGCCGGCACCGAATCCGGCGCTGATGAAATAAAAGAAGTGGACGGCAAACTGTTTGTACTGGTTGGCGGCAACATTCACAAACTGAATGCAGATGCTAACAAGGTAGACAAGATTGATATCGGCCAATCTTTTTACCGCAACCTCAGCCAGGAATTCGATCAGATCTTCTACGAAACCTGGGCCAATGTGGAAGAGAACTTCTACAATGCAGAATTTCACGGTACCAATTGGGCCAAACTGCGGGACCAATACAGCAAATATCTTCCTTATATCAATAACCGGGCAGACCTCCGCACGATGCTGAACGACCTGCTGGGCGAACTGAACTCTTCGCATCTTGGCTTCAACTCTTATGGCGCAGAAGAAAACATTACCCTTAGCTACCGTACCATGGAAACGGGTATCCTCTTTGACGAGAAGCAACCTTATACCGTATCCCGCATCCTGGCAAACAGTAATGCAGATAAGCAAAACATAACCGTACAAAGCGGTGATGTACTCACCAGGGTAAACGGCGTTGTGGTAGACAAAACCCGCAACAGGGATATCTACTTTACCCGCCCTGCCATGGAAAGAGAGATCACGCTTACATTTGAGCGCGGTGGCAAACCTTACGATGTAAGGCTGCATCCGCAAAGCCCTGGCGCTAATAATAACCAGCTCTACGATGAATGGATCTATGGCAATGAGCAGCGGGTGAACAAACTCAGCAATAACAAGATCGCTTACACCTATATGAAGAACATGGGTGGCGGTGAGCTGGAAAAATTCCTCATCGATATGGCCGGCAAACTGGGCAGCAAAGACGCGCTGATCCTTGACCTCCGTTACAATACCGGTGGTAATGTACACGATGAAGTATTGAAATTCCTTTCCCAACGCCCTTACCTGCAATGGCAATACCGTGAAGGAAAATTATCCCCGCAACCCAACTTTGCCCCTGCCGGTAAGCCAATCGTATTACTGATCAACGAGCAATCGCTTAGTGATGCCGAAATGACAGCCGCTGGTTTCAAAGCTTTGAAACTGGGCAAGATCATCGGCACGGAATCTTACCGCTGGATCATTTTCACTTCCGGCAAAGGACTCGTAGACGGATCTTTCTATCGCTTACCATCCTGGGGATGTTATACCCTCGATGGAAAAAACCTCGAGAAAGAAGGTGTAGCACCAGACATCTATGTGAAGACCTCCTTCACCGACCGGCTGGAAGACAAAGACCCACAACTGGAAAGAGCCGTACAGGAAATACTAAAAGACCTGAAATAA
- a CDS encoding endonuclease/exonuclease/phosphatase family protein, which produces MKKSTATLLLCLIIAVSAMAQDNSLQVMTFNIRYNNAGDSINAWPNRKDKVSSQVLFHHPHILGVQEALWDQITDLSAALTQYKHVGVGRDDGDKKGEFSAIFYDTTRLMLLDTKTFWLSETPDKVGSKGWDAQLPRIVTYARFKDRKTKKEFYHFNTHFDHRGRVARRESAKLLLQKVNAIAGKIPAVITGDFNAKPNDEPIEVIVDAQNPLHLKDAKPLSKIPHYGPNSTFNSFGPKEIGNEPIDYIFLKGANWAVWQHACITQSWAGLFASDHFAQFAILTLGK; this is translated from the coding sequence ATGAAAAAATCCACCGCTACACTCCTGTTATGCCTCATCATCGCTGTATCAGCCATGGCACAGGACAACAGCCTGCAGGTAATGACCTTCAACATCCGCTATAATAATGCGGGCGATAGCATTAATGCATGGCCCAACCGTAAGGACAAAGTATCCTCACAGGTACTGTTCCATCATCCGCATATCCTTGGCGTACAGGAAGCGCTCTGGGATCAGATCACTGATCTCTCCGCAGCACTTACGCAATATAAACATGTAGGCGTGGGCCGGGACGATGGTGATAAAAAAGGAGAATTCTCCGCTATCTTTTATGACACTACCCGCCTGATGTTATTAGATACTAAAACCTTCTGGCTCTCTGAAACACCGGATAAAGTGGGCAGCAAAGGATGGGACGCGCAACTCCCGCGGATTGTTACCTATGCCCGTTTTAAAGACAGGAAAACAAAAAAGGAATTCTATCATTTTAATACCCACTTTGATCACAGGGGAAGGGTTGCCCGCCGTGAAAGTGCTAAACTGCTGCTGCAAAAAGTAAATGCTATTGCAGGAAAAATACCCGCCGTGATCACAGGTGATTTCAACGCCAAACCAAACGATGAACCCATTGAGGTAATTGTGGATGCACAGAACCCATTACACCTGAAAGATGCCAAGCCCCTCAGCAAAATACCGCATTACGGACCCAACAGTACTTTCAATAGTTTCGGGCCAAAAGAGATCGGGAACGAACCAATTGATTATATCTTCCTGAAAGGCGCCAACTGGGCGGTATGGCAACATGCCTGCATCACGCAGTCATGGGCTGGCTTATTTGCTTCAGACCACTTCGCACAATTTGCAATCCTTACTTTAGGAAAATAA
- a CDS encoding M20/M25/M40 family metallo-hydrolase, which translates to MKIKLPALFGLLLAGIAPLKAQQINEQEVNRIISVLAADSLQGRNTYSPGIEKASLFIESEFAKAGLIPLPGAQDFRQRFATVGRKIYALDSVPADQSAQFLHNVTGMIKGSSKPDEYVIFSAHYDHIGILKAVEEDSIANGADDDASGVTAVILLADHFAKHPPERSVIFTAFTAEEIGGFGSRYFSKQLDPAKIVAMFNIEMIGKESKFGRNSAFITGYERSDFGKILQKNLDGSSFQFHPDPYPEQRLFYRSDNATLARLGVPAHTISTTQIDKDTLYHSVNDEIESMDMKNIADIIEAIAVSAKSIVGGKDTPTRIAEENK; encoded by the coding sequence ATGAAAATTAAACTACCCGCCCTGTTCGGTCTGCTACTGGCAGGGATAGCACCATTAAAAGCACAACAGATCAATGAACAGGAAGTTAACCGCATTATCAGTGTATTGGCTGCAGACAGTCTGCAAGGCCGTAATACCTATTCTCCCGGTATTGAAAAAGCATCCTTGTTTATAGAATCAGAATTTGCAAAAGCCGGGTTGATACCCCTGCCCGGTGCGCAGGATTTCCGGCAGCGTTTTGCCACAGTGGGCAGAAAGATCTATGCACTGGATTCAGTGCCTGCAGATCAAAGTGCCCAGTTCCTGCACAATGTAACCGGTATGATCAAAGGCAGCAGCAAACCGGATGAATATGTGATCTTTTCTGCACACTACGATCACATTGGCATCCTCAAAGCAGTGGAAGAAGATAGTATTGCCAATGGTGCGGACGATGATGCATCCGGCGTTACAGCCGTGATCCTGCTGGCGGATCATTTTGCGAAACACCCCCCGGAGCGCAGTGTGATCTTTACTGCTTTTACCGCAGAAGAGATCGGCGGTTTCGGTTCCCGTTATTTCTCCAAACAACTGGATCCCGCTAAGATCGTTGCAATGTTTAATATCGAGATGATCGGCAAGGAATCGAAGTTTGGGAGGAACAGTGCATTCATTACCGGTTATGAGCGATCTGATTTTGGGAAGATCCTGCAAAAGAACCTGGATGGCTCCAGTTTTCAATTCCATCCGGACCCTTATCCGGAGCAGCGTTTATTCTATCGTTCAGATAACGCCACACTGGCCAGGCTGGGTGTGCCGGCACATACTATTTCCACTACGCAGATAGATAAGGATACTTTGTATCATTCCGTGAATGATGAAATAGAAAGTATGGATATGAAGAACATCGCAGATATTATTGAAGCGATTGCGGTAAGTGCTAAAAGTATTGTGGGAGGGAAGGATACACCTACACGGATAGCAGAAGAGAATAAATAA
- the ruvB gene encoding Holliday junction branch migration DNA helicase RuvB, translating into MSNSNIRPDENRLSAAEKEFENSIRPKEILDFSGQEQIIVNLKVFIQAAKLRDEALDHILFHGPPGLGKTTLSRIVANELGVNIRETSGPVIEKPGDLAGLLTNLEPKDVLFIDEIHRLSTVVEEYLYSAMEDYRIDIMIDSGPNARSVQINLHPFTLIGATTRSGLLTSPLLSRFGIKSRLEYYNSATLQKILWRAAGLLGTKITSDAAMEIARRSRGTPRIANGLLRRVRDFAQVIGNGVIDMEIAQYSLKALSVDEYGLDEMDNRILNVIIENFKGGPVGLTTIATAVGEEAGTLEEVYEPFLIQEGFIKRTPRGREVTEKAYTHMGKTPLRGPNMLF; encoded by the coding sequence ATGAGCAATTCAAACATAAGACCAGATGAGAACCGGCTAAGCGCCGCAGAGAAGGAGTTCGAAAATAGTATCCGGCCTAAAGAAATCCTCGATTTTTCCGGCCAGGAACAGATCATTGTGAACCTGAAGGTCTTTATCCAGGCAGCCAAACTGCGGGACGAAGCATTGGACCACATCCTTTTCCACGGCCCTCCGGGTTTAGGGAAAACTACACTTTCCCGTATTGTTGCCAATGAATTAGGGGTGAACATCCGCGAAACTTCAGGGCCTGTTATTGAAAAACCCGGCGATCTCGCAGGGCTGCTCACTAACCTTGAACCTAAAGACGTACTGTTCATAGATGAAATACACCGCCTGAGTACAGTAGTGGAGGAATACCTGTATTCTGCCATGGAGGATTACCGCATTGATATCATGATCGATTCCGGCCCCAATGCCCGTTCCGTACAGATCAATCTTCATCCTTTCACATTGATCGGTGCCACCACCCGTTCCGGATTACTCACATCACCACTCTTAAGCAGGTTCGGGATCAAATCCCGCCTGGAATATTATAATTCTGCCACCCTGCAAAAGATCCTCTGGCGCGCTGCAGGATTGCTGGGCACTAAGATCACTTCAGATGCCGCAATGGAAATTGCACGCCGTTCCCGTGGCACTCCACGTATTGCCAATGGACTTTTACGCCGTGTACGGGATTTTGCGCAGGTGATCGGGAATGGCGTGATAGATATGGAAATTGCGCAATACAGCCTGAAAGCATTGAGTGTGGATGAATACGGACTGGATGAAATGGATAACCGCATCCTGAATGTGATCATTGAAAATTTTAAGGGAGGCCCTGTTGGACTTACCACCATTGCCACAGCTGTAGGAGAAGAAGCCGGCACGCTGGAAGAGGTGTATGAGCCATTCCTGATCCAGGAAGGGTTTATTAAACGTACACCGCGGGGAAGGGAAGTAACAGAGAAAGCGTATACGCATATGGGTAAAACACCGCTGCGGGGCCCTAATATGTTATTCTAA
- a CDS encoding response regulator transcription factor, which produces MEERKPKILLAEDDTNLGMVLKNYLELNDYEVELCRDGILALAAFRREKFDICLLDIMMPNMDGFKLAEEIRDVDPDIPLFFLSAKTMKEDIIQGYKLGADDYISKPFDSELLLLKIKAILKRNQELNNKEEETFEFSIGSYAFNSRLRTLVKDGESHTLSPKENELLHMLCEHKNDLLPREVALKKIWGSDTYFNGRSMDVYIAKLRKYLKEDTNIEIVNIHGNGFRLVVKD; this is translated from the coding sequence ATGGAAGAACGTAAACCTAAGATACTGTTGGCGGAAGACGATACCAACCTTGGCATGGTACTGAAGAATTACCTGGAGCTGAACGATTATGAGGTAGAACTTTGCAGGGATGGCATTCTGGCCCTTGCTGCTTTCAGGAGAGAGAAATTTGATATATGCCTGCTGGATATCATGATGCCCAATATGGACGGTTTTAAACTGGCTGAAGAGATCAGGGACGTTGACCCGGATATTCCACTCTTCTTCCTTTCTGCCAAAACCATGAAGGAGGACATTATCCAGGGTTATAAACTGGGTGCGGATGATTATATCTCCAAACCTTTCGACAGTGAATTGCTGCTGCTCAAAATAAAAGCCATCCTGAAACGCAACCAGGAGCTGAATAATAAGGAAGAAGAAACCTTTGAGTTCAGCATAGGCTCCTACGCTTTCAATTCACGCCTCCGTACCCTGGTAAAGGATGGCGAATCCCATACGCTTTCTCCGAAAGAGAATGAGCTGCTGCATATGCTTTGCGAACATAAGAACGATCTGCTGCCACGTGAAGTTGCTTTGAAGAAGATCTGGGGTAGCGATACTTATTTCAATGGCAGAAGCATGGATGTGTATATTGCCAAACTAAGGAAATACCTGAAAGAAGATACCAATATCGAGATCGTGAATATCCATGGGAATGGGTTCCGGCTCGTTGTAAAGGACTAG
- a CDS encoding DUF3108 domain-containing protein, translating into MKYFLMLLIGLTLSSERSQAQDNFCGIKNTSFKAGESFTLKVFYNLGSMFVGAGEAVINCTLEKYNGKDAYHIVGDGRTYRTYDWIFKVRDRYETYIDTATMLPIRFIRNVNEGGYKIYNNVGFNREASSATSTNGTFKVPACVQDVISAIFYARNIDFSKYKPGDKIPFSMFLDDEVYEIYIRYMGKEEVDTRYGKFRAIKFKPLLIKGNTFKGGEDMSVWVSDDGNKIPLRIDSPISVGSIKVDMINYANLRYDLTSLVKKR; encoded by the coding sequence ATGAAGTATTTTTTAATGTTACTTATCGGGTTAACCCTTTCTTCTGAACGCTCTCAAGCGCAGGATAACTTCTGCGGGATAAAGAATACCAGCTTCAAAGCAGGCGAATCCTTCACCCTGAAAGTATTCTATAACCTCGGCAGCATGTTTGTGGGCGCCGGGGAAGCCGTTATTAATTGTACACTTGAAAAGTATAATGGTAAAGATGCTTATCATATAGTAGGAGATGGGCGTACCTATCGTACCTACGACTGGATCTTTAAAGTGCGGGACCGCTACGAAACTTATATAGATACCGCTACCATGCTGCCTATCCGTTTTATCCGGAATGTGAATGAGGGAGGATACAAGATCTATAATAATGTTGGCTTTAACCGGGAAGCATCCAGTGCTACCAGCACCAACGGCACTTTTAAAGTGCCTGCCTGTGTCCAGGATGTGATCAGCGCTATTTTCTATGCCCGTAATATCGATTTCTCCAAATATAAGCCGGGGGACAAGATCCCCTTCAGTATGTTCCTGGACGATGAAGTGTACGAAATTTACATCCGTTACATGGGTAAGGAAGAGGTGGATACCCGTTATGGCAAGTTCAGGGCTATCAAGTTCAAACCCCTGCTGATAAAGGGAAACACATTCAAAGGAGGGGAGGATATGAGTGTTTGGGTGAGTGACGACGGGAATAAGATACCACTTCGTATAGACAGCCCTATCTCCGTAGGAAGCATTAAAGTGGATATGATCAACTATGCCAACCTCCGCTACGATCTGACCTCTCTGGTGAAGAAAAGATAA